A genomic stretch from Terriglobus sp. RCC_193 includes:
- the sdhB gene encoding succinate dehydrogenase iron-sulfur subunit, translated as MAKKSAHVEKPKPYTGSTFKVSIKRQASPNAPAHTEEFTLPYRSGLNITSILVDIAANPINATGATTTAIAYDSNCLEEICGSCAMLINGKARMACSALVDALLHENGKGEITLAPLSKFPVVRDLAVDRSVLFENLKAVKAWVPIDGTYDLGAGPKQFPQIQEERYPLSNCISCTICMEVCPQFNDSTNFVGAATIAQARLFNLDPSGSVLKEERLRALAGDGGVQECGYAQNCVQACPKQLPLTEAISDIGRDVMLQEVKDFFTR; from the coding sequence ATGGCAAAGAAGTCAGCACATGTCGAAAAGCCAAAGCCCTACACGGGCTCGACCTTCAAGGTGTCCATCAAGCGGCAGGCGTCGCCAAACGCTCCGGCCCACACGGAAGAGTTCACGCTTCCCTATCGCTCGGGCCTGAACATCACCAGCATCTTGGTCGATATCGCGGCGAACCCCATCAACGCCACCGGCGCAACGACCACCGCCATCGCCTACGACAGCAACTGCCTGGAAGAGATCTGCGGCTCGTGCGCCATGCTCATCAACGGCAAGGCGCGCATGGCCTGCTCCGCACTGGTCGATGCACTGCTGCATGAAAACGGCAAGGGCGAAATCACTCTCGCACCGTTGAGCAAGTTCCCCGTCGTGCGCGATCTCGCCGTTGACCGCAGCGTTCTCTTTGAGAACCTGAAGGCCGTCAAGGCATGGGTGCCCATCGACGGCACCTACGACCTCGGCGCTGGCCCCAAGCAGTTCCCGCAGATCCAGGAAGAGCGTTACCCGCTCTCCAACTGCATCTCCTGCACCATCTGCATGGAGGTCTGCCCGCAGTTCAATGACTCCACAAACTTCGTCGGCGCAGCCACCATCGCGCAGGCGCGTCTCTTCAACCTCGATCCATCAGGTTCAGTTCTGAAGGAAGAACGTCTCCGCGCGCTCGCAGGCGACGGCGGCGTACAGGAATGTGGCTACGCACAGAACTGCGTGCAGGCCTGCCCCAAGCAGCTACCGCTCACCGAAGCCATCAGCGACATTGGCCGCGACGTGATGCTGCAAGAGGTGAAGGACTTCTTCACCCGCTAG
- a CDS encoding type II toxin-antitoxin system HicB family antitoxin: MEELVFNVTPDEFDGGFVAVAVGESIVTQGDTWDELRDMVMDATKLYFEDSVAPQRIRLHLHLEQVLATA, translated from the coding sequence ATGGAAGAGCTAGTCTTCAATGTCACTCCGGATGAATTCGACGGCGGTTTCGTTGCAGTCGCCGTTGGTGAGAGCATCGTGACGCAGGGCGATACCTGGGACGAGCTCCGCGATATGGTGATGGACGCGACGAAACTCTATTTTGAGGACTCCGTGGCACCCCAGCGCATTCGCCTGCACCTCCATCTGGAACAAGTGCTGGCAACTGCGTGA
- a CDS encoding type II toxin-antitoxin system HicA family toxin has product MKLPRNINGRHLADHLIRHWGYRESRQSGSHILVATDSPMHGAIPIPAHKPLKVGTLSAILTIAADQKQVTRGEILLGL; this is encoded by the coding sequence GTGAAACTTCCAAGAAATATCAATGGTCGCCACCTGGCAGATCACCTGATAAGACATTGGGGTTATCGTGAATCCCGGCAAAGTGGCAGCCATATTCTAGTGGCCACAGACAGCCCAATGCACGGTGCGATCCCTATCCCGGCGCACAAACCATTGAAAGTGGGTACGCTTTCCGCGATTCTGACCATCGCTGCGGACCAGAAGCAGGTTACGCGAGGAGAGATATTGCTCGGACTTTGA
- a CDS encoding HPr kinase/phosphorylase, protein MRDQRSRMTNADPVSDTDSVPESQNLIEYHYVISGLQVRSTIELPSAIRSEAPPQTPEVVIVEGDVPDKLEQPERSDKLWAIEGQRFLFRIPQVMHVLVEDGQRITLQRFPEAQQGDVVLFLLGTSFAVLLQQRGRVVLHASAVAVGDVAMLFCGPSGAGKSTLAAMLSRRGFPLLNDDVCNLSRTGDGQYEVYPDGRMLKLWAESMEHLQVEATEEHRIRESMEKFYLTPETVDLTPRRVGGVYMIYPLDDGGAPQLEPLSAVEGMVELMRNAYRPMLVHAMEMQPSYFEACVSLIRNGGLYRLKRAKDFSRADEVLTLLEENWNLKAIEI, encoded by the coding sequence TTGCGCGATCAACGCAGCCGCATGACGAACGCTGACCCGGTAAGCGATACTGACTCCGTGCCGGAATCACAGAATTTAATTGAATACCATTACGTTATTTCCGGATTGCAAGTCCGGTCGACGATTGAACTGCCTTCTGCCATTCGCTCGGAAGCGCCTCCGCAAACCCCGGAGGTGGTGATTGTGGAGGGTGATGTTCCCGACAAGCTGGAACAACCAGAGCGCTCCGACAAGTTGTGGGCAATTGAGGGGCAGCGTTTCCTGTTTCGCATTCCGCAGGTGATGCATGTGCTGGTGGAAGATGGGCAGCGGATTACGCTGCAGCGTTTTCCGGAGGCGCAGCAGGGCGATGTGGTGCTGTTCCTGCTGGGAACGTCGTTCGCTGTCCTGCTGCAACAGCGTGGGCGCGTGGTGTTGCATGCCAGCGCGGTGGCCGTGGGTGATGTGGCGATGCTGTTCTGCGGGCCTTCCGGGGCAGGGAAGTCAACATTGGCGGCGATGCTGAGTCGCAGGGGATTTCCGCTGCTCAACGACGATGTGTGCAACCTGAGCCGGACAGGCGATGGACAGTACGAGGTGTATCCCGATGGCCGCATGCTGAAGCTGTGGGCTGAGTCGATGGAGCATCTGCAGGTGGAGGCGACGGAAGAACATCGCATCCGCGAGAGCATGGAGAAGTTTTACCTGACGCCGGAGACGGTGGACCTGACGCCGCGGCGCGTAGGCGGTGTGTACATGATCTATCCGCTGGATGACGGCGGGGCACCGCAGTTGGAGCCGCTCTCCGCAGTGGAAGGTATGGTGGAGCTGATGCGGAATGCGTATCGACCCATGCTGGTGCATGCCATGGAGATGCAGCCTTCGTACTTTGAAGCGTGCGTGAGTCTGATCCGGAATGGCGGACTGTATCGATTGAAACGCGCGAAGGATTTCAGCCGTGCGGATGAGGTGCTGACATTGCTGGAAGAGAATTGGAATCTGAAGGCGATTGAGATTTGA
- a CDS encoding lasso peptide biosynthesis B2 protein, whose protein sequence is MNPVVLFRKVAAVPFHSQLLLVEAMFWLTVARIALKAVPFPRIGRYLGTLESPSSEMPFASEDIQQRARTIGWAVNTAGAHLPVEMVCLPRALAGWQMLYRRGIASRLHFGAMRERHPKTGELQTHAWLTAPGARVTGYPVAHECVELGYFARSTQPHDER, encoded by the coding sequence ATGAATCCTGTTGTTCTTTTTCGTAAGGTTGCCGCCGTGCCGTTTCACAGCCAGTTATTGCTGGTTGAGGCCATGTTCTGGCTTACGGTGGCACGGATTGCGCTGAAGGCAGTTCCATTTCCCAGGATTGGGCGGTATCTGGGGACGCTGGAGTCGCCCTCGTCAGAGATGCCGTTTGCTTCTGAAGACATTCAGCAACGGGCTCGCACGATTGGATGGGCCGTGAATACCGCGGGGGCGCATCTGCCGGTGGAGATGGTTTGCCTGCCGCGGGCGCTGGCGGGGTGGCAGATGCTGTATCGCAGGGGGATTGCTTCGCGGCTGCACTTTGGCGCAATGCGAGAGCGTCATCCGAAGACCGGTGAGTTGCAGACGCATGCATGGCTGACCGCGCCGGGCGCGCGCGTGACGGGATATCCGGTGGCTCATGAATGTGTGGAGCTGGGATATTTTGCGCGATCAACGCAGCCGCATGACGAACGCTGA
- a CDS encoding HAD family hydrolase, with protein sequence MALRAVLLDMDGTLLDSNSFHAESWVRTLNHFGFAASFEAVVKQIGKGGEYLPPVFVPEDKLKTMEKEINAYRKRLFHREYIDRIVPFADARRLLEQMHAQGLRIVVATSGEKDDLEAFKTLLKIHDLVEEDVTADDAEHPKPEPDIFQAALKTLQMDGSEALALGDTPWDVEAAKKAGVRTVAVQSGGWRKEELEEAGAIAVYVDVADLVRNFDASPFAR encoded by the coding sequence ATGGCACTCAGGGCCGTTCTGCTGGACATGGATGGGACGCTGCTGGACAGCAATAGCTTCCATGCTGAGTCGTGGGTGCGCACGCTGAACCACTTCGGCTTTGCTGCATCGTTTGAAGCGGTGGTGAAGCAGATTGGCAAAGGCGGCGAATACCTGCCGCCAGTGTTTGTTCCCGAAGATAAGTTGAAGACGATGGAGAAAGAGATCAACGCGTATCGCAAGCGTCTCTTTCATCGCGAATATATCGATCGCATTGTGCCGTTTGCCGATGCCCGACGACTGCTGGAGCAGATGCATGCGCAGGGATTACGTATCGTCGTAGCCACGTCCGGCGAGAAGGACGATCTGGAAGCCTTCAAGACTCTCTTGAAAATTCATGACCTGGTGGAAGAGGACGTGACTGCAGACGATGCGGAGCATCCGAAGCCTGAGCCCGATATTTTTCAGGCTGCGCTGAAGACGCTGCAGATGGATGGCTCCGAAGCCTTGGCGCTGGGCGATACACCATGGGATGTGGAAGCTGCGAAGAAGGCCGGTGTCCGCACCGTTGCAGTCCAGTCCGGCGGATGGCGCAAAGAGGAACTGGAAGAGGCCGGGGCGATTGCGGTGTATGTCGATGTTGCCGATCTGGTGCGGAACTTTGATGCTTCGCCGTTCGCGCGTTGA
- a CDS encoding ATP-binding protein: MATTTDCLANNVEWQRKALDELQRVKPFGDDIPEEELACLVAVAQEMFVSAGTKIVDQEDDLHYFTIFTEGKAHVSRKDVQGNYFFSKIMEAPAFMGEVPLLSGMHSNVTVIAQTDIRGLRLDEESFWSGMSHCPRLRAVILGEMRMRLMGMQTQQTQQAKLAMLGTMTAGLMHELNNPGAAARRAAAQLRDNLRHMHEIARAFSEHGHTDEQRACLTTLQERALSVKTDRCLSSLEQTDAEEEMGEWLESHNIAKAWDIAPVMVASDIGTRELDCLADVFQSSDLAAPLEWLEATASSMQMVTLVEESVARVTELAQSVKSYAHEGQTGEQDVDVNESIHATAVMMKHKLREKNISMHKEFGAKMPKVHCVCSGLNQVWTNLLDNAIDAVPEVGGLITIRTQRVDDEIQVTIGDNGSGISAEDRDRIFDPFFTTKAAGVGTGLGLGIVRRVLEGYGGRLTLESVPGKTEFTVHLPAEQQK; this comes from the coding sequence ATGGCAACGACAACGGATTGCCTTGCAAACAATGTCGAGTGGCAGCGCAAAGCTTTGGATGAGCTGCAGCGCGTGAAGCCATTTGGCGACGACATACCGGAAGAAGAGCTGGCCTGCCTGGTGGCGGTGGCGCAGGAGATGTTTGTCTCTGCGGGCACCAAAATCGTTGACCAGGAAGATGATCTTCACTACTTCACGATCTTTACGGAAGGCAAGGCCCACGTCTCCCGCAAGGATGTACAGGGCAATTACTTCTTCAGCAAGATCATGGAAGCGCCTGCCTTCATGGGCGAGGTTCCGCTGCTGAGCGGTATGCATTCCAACGTTACCGTCATTGCGCAGACAGATATCCGTGGACTGCGTCTGGATGAGGAATCGTTCTGGTCCGGTATGTCGCATTGCCCCCGTCTGCGCGCGGTCATTCTTGGCGAAATGCGTATGCGGCTGATGGGCATGCAGACACAGCAGACGCAGCAGGCAAAGCTGGCCATGCTGGGCACCATGACTGCGGGCCTGATGCATGAGTTGAATAATCCGGGTGCTGCCGCGCGCCGTGCCGCAGCGCAACTGCGGGATAACCTTCGCCACATGCATGAGATTGCACGCGCATTCTCAGAACATGGACACACTGATGAGCAACGCGCCTGCCTGACCACGTTGCAGGAGCGTGCGCTTTCCGTGAAGACGGATCGCTGCCTGAGTTCGCTGGAACAGACGGATGCGGAAGAAGAGATGGGCGAATGGCTGGAGTCGCACAACATTGCAAAGGCATGGGATATTGCGCCGGTGATGGTGGCCAGCGACATTGGCACACGGGAACTGGATTGCCTGGCGGATGTGTTCCAGAGCAGCGATCTTGCCGCTCCGCTGGAGTGGCTGGAAGCCACTGCGTCGTCCATGCAGATGGTCACGCTGGTGGAGGAATCGGTAGCGCGCGTCACGGAGCTGGCGCAGTCCGTGAAGAGCTACGCGCATGAAGGCCAGACAGGCGAACAGGATGTGGATGTGAACGAAAGCATCCATGCCACCGCTGTGATGATGAAGCACAAGCTGCGCGAGAAGAACATCAGCATGCACAAGGAGTTCGGCGCGAAGATGCCGAAGGTGCACTGTGTTTGCAGTGGCCTGAACCAGGTGTGGACCAACCTTCTGGATAACGCGATTGATGCTGTGCCAGAAGTGGGTGGATTGATTACGATCCGCACGCAGCGTGTGGACGACGAGATCCAGGTGACGATTGGCGATAACGGCTCCGGAATTTCCGCGGAAGACCGTGATCGTATCTTCGATCCATTCTTCACCACGAAGGCAGCGGGTGTTGGTACGGGACTTGGCCTGGGGATTGTGCGTCGCGTGCTGGAAGGCTATGGCGGCCGTCTGACACTGGAATCGGTGCCCGGGAAAACAGAGTTCACCGTACATCTGCCTGCGGAGCAGCAGAAGTAA
- a CDS encoding FAD-dependent oxidoreductase — protein sequence MARPILFAVDDDVSVLEAVVGDLRRKYAQEYRIVRAASGQAALDTCDQLKNRGDAVALFLSDQRMPGMTGVDFLSQAMGLYPDAKRVLLTAYADTEAAIRAINTARIHYYLNKPWDPPEDKLYPVLDDLLFSWHQGYKPPYEGLQVVGTRWGSKDHAVRDFLSRNHVSFRWLNPDSQPEALELLKSRGLDDAKLPVVVFSDGTSTVQPTQMELAEKIGLRVQAEKEHYDLVVVGAGPAGLAGAVYGASEGLRTLVVEPDAVGGQAGSSSRIENYLGFPDGVSGDELARRGFVQAQRLGAEFLTQRVTSIRVDDQYRFVTMGDGRDVSCSAVLLATGVSWCKLDVPGADELVGAGVYYGAAQSEAQSCKDEEVFVVGGANSAGQAAMNFARYARKVTMLVRGKGLAQSMSQYLIDQIAGTPNITVETGTEITRFCGTDHLQGIELRTPNGTEDRAATSVFIFIGAAPKTEWLPTEVARDDHGFVLAGPDLKRVGVDRMGDRNPYLLETSVPGIFVAGDVRHGSVKRAASAVGEGSIAIQFVHQYLAGF from the coding sequence ATGGCACGACCGATTTTGTTTGCGGTGGATGACGACGTCAGCGTTCTGGAAGCCGTCGTCGGCGATCTGCGCCGCAAGTATGCGCAGGAATATCGCATTGTGCGCGCCGCTTCCGGGCAGGCTGCGCTGGATACATGCGATCAGTTGAAGAATCGCGGTGACGCGGTGGCGCTGTTCCTGAGCGATCAGCGTATGCCGGGGATGACCGGCGTGGACTTTCTGAGCCAGGCGATGGGTCTTTATCCCGACGCGAAGCGTGTTCTGCTGACCGCGTATGCCGATACGGAGGCTGCGATTCGCGCGATCAATACCGCTCGGATCCACTACTACCTGAACAAGCCGTGGGACCCGCCGGAGGACAAGCTGTACCCGGTGCTGGATGACCTGCTGTTCAGTTGGCACCAGGGGTACAAGCCGCCTTACGAAGGATTGCAGGTGGTGGGGACGCGCTGGGGATCAAAGGACCATGCGGTGCGCGATTTTCTTTCACGCAATCATGTTTCTTTTCGCTGGCTGAATCCGGATTCGCAGCCGGAGGCGCTGGAGTTGCTGAAGTCGCGCGGTCTGGATGATGCGAAGCTGCCGGTGGTGGTGTTCTCCGACGGCACTTCGACCGTGCAGCCGACGCAGATGGAGCTGGCGGAGAAGATTGGCCTGCGCGTGCAGGCGGAGAAAGAGCACTACGACCTGGTGGTGGTGGGCGCTGGGCCTGCAGGGTTGGCTGGCGCGGTGTATGGCGCTTCAGAAGGTTTGCGCACGCTGGTGGTGGAGCCGGATGCGGTAGGCGGGCAGGCTGGATCGAGTTCGCGGATTGAGAATTACCTGGGCTTCCCGGATGGCGTGAGCGGCGATGAGCTGGCGCGTCGTGGATTTGTGCAGGCGCAGCGGCTGGGTGCGGAGTTTCTGACGCAACGTGTGACCAGCATTCGCGTGGACGACCAGTACCGCTTTGTGACGATGGGTGACGGGCGTGATGTGAGTTGCTCGGCCGTGTTGCTGGCGACCGGTGTGAGCTGGTGCAAGCTGGATGTGCCGGGTGCCGATGAGCTGGTGGGCGCGGGGGTGTACTACGGCGCCGCGCAGAGTGAAGCACAGTCGTGCAAGGACGAAGAGGTCTTTGTGGTGGGCGGTGCGAACTCGGCCGGGCAGGCAGCGATGAACTTTGCCCGTTACGCGCGGAAGGTGACGATGCTGGTGCGGGGCAAGGGATTGGCGCAGAGCATGTCGCAGTACCTGATAGACCAGATTGCGGGGACTCCGAACATTACGGTCGAGACGGGAACTGAGATCACCCGCTTCTGCGGGACGGACCATCTGCAGGGCATTGAACTGCGCACGCCCAATGGTACGGAGGATCGTGCGGCGACTTCCGTGTTTATCTTCATTGGTGCTGCGCCGAAGACGGAGTGGCTGCCGACGGAAGTGGCGCGTGACGATCATGGCTTTGTATTGGCTGGACCCGATTTGAAGCGTGTGGGGGTAGATCGCATGGGAGATCGCAATCCTTATCTGCTGGAGACGAGTGTCCCCGGCATATTTGTGGCGGGTGATGTGCGGCATGGTTCGGTAAAACGTGCGGCCTCCGCGGTTGGCGAAGGCTCCATTGCAATTCAGTTTGTGCATCAGTATCTGGCGGGGTTCTAA
- a CDS encoding response regulator transcription factor, translated as MIRLLLADNQAIFRSGMARVLSSQNDMTVLGQCGAPDELLPLIAPARNAILLLAASLEADFDRTFAAASANGVRIILLHDNGNEPEAAIVRKMDGLLSRHVSTDDLLHSVRRVFNGERAVKAPTAELDDSAGRRIRDALTTRELQIVGYIVQGWKNRQIADEIGTKEQVVKNYLRSIYDKTGASDRLELALFTLHHRPLAEAAAKAAAPVPALPL; from the coding sequence ATGATTCGCCTTCTGCTCGCCGATAATCAAGCCATCTTCCGCTCGGGAATGGCACGTGTCCTCTCCTCTCAGAACGACATGACCGTCCTGGGCCAATGTGGCGCCCCGGACGAACTCCTGCCCCTCATCGCTCCCGCGCGCAACGCCATCCTGCTGCTTGCGGCTTCGCTCGAAGCCGACTTTGACAGGACGTTCGCAGCCGCTTCCGCCAACGGCGTCCGCATCATCCTGCTGCATGACAACGGCAACGAACCCGAAGCAGCCATCGTCCGGAAAATGGACGGCCTGCTCTCACGCCACGTCTCCACAGATGACCTGCTGCATTCCGTACGCCGCGTCTTCAACGGCGAGCGTGCCGTCAAAGCGCCCACCGCCGAGCTGGACGACAGCGCCGGACGGCGCATCCGCGACGCTCTCACCACGCGCGAGCTGCAGATCGTCGGCTACATTGTGCAGGGCTGGAAGAATCGCCAGATTGCCGATGAGATCGGAACCAAGGAGCAGGTCGTAAAGAACTATCTCCGTTCCATCTACGACAAAACGGGAGCAAGCGACCGCCTGGAACTGGCGCTCTTCACCCTGCACCATCGACCGCTGGCAGAGGCAGCCGCAAAAGCAGCCGCCCCCGTCCCCGCGCTCCCCCTCTGA